In Calothrix sp. PCC 7507, one DNA window encodes the following:
- a CDS encoding ureidoglycolate lyase: MNISPTQVLKIPVIDANAENIKPYGYLLGDDVSKPGLGIPFYQDRVLEGENIDFSYRGKATFRTAKILPGYPPIIWLERHLHMTQMFIALGQSPFIMVLAPPNHTHGENLPDLSQVQALRFPAGHGLLLYLGTWHDFPIAGDRPVVILTANSDEVVTALSQMQSPDEMNQGDVYKISLPKRLGYEIQLTVIN; this comes from the coding sequence ATGAATATTTCTCCCACTCAAGTTTTAAAAATACCCGTAATTGATGCCAACGCAGAAAATATTAAACCTTACGGTTATCTATTAGGTGATGATGTCAGCAAACCCGGATTGGGAATTCCCTTTTATCAAGACAGAGTTTTAGAAGGTGAAAATATCGACTTTAGCTATCGAGGTAAAGCAACTTTTAGAACTGCGAAAATTCTGCCGGGATATCCGCCGATTATTTGGCTAGAAAGACATTTACATATGACCCAAATGTTTATTGCTTTGGGTCAGTCGCCGTTTATTATGGTGCTAGCACCACCTAATCATACTCATGGCGAAAATCTCCCAGATTTAAGTCAAGTGCAAGCGCTGCGGTTCCCTGCTGGTCATGGACTACTATTATATCTTGGTACTTGGCATGATTTTCCCATAGCGGGCGATCGCCCGGTTGTCATCCTCACGGCAAATTCTGATGAAGTCGTTACCGCCTTGAGTCAAATGCAGTCACCAGATGAAATGAATCAAGGTGATGTTTATAAGATTTCGTTACCGAAAAGATTAGGGTATGAGATACAGTTAACAGTTATCAATTAA
- a CDS encoding xanthine dehydrogenase family protein subunit M: MDLPNVETYLIPDDIQSITNWCEDWAWLAGGTWLFSEPQPHLKVLVDIHNLKWSEIEVQEDYLIIGATCPLIKLLEYPWLLEWTAVEGLKSAISALAASFKVINQATVGGNICLALSVGTLAPLMVALGASYEIWHLNKQSRQVAAKDFQLGYRQTILQPGDILRRVLIPLSNLKWQVSYQRFSLAATDPALAIVVIVRNHQHIRCVIAASVATPYLIECLETEFMASLEGVNFIEDTKSSAIYRREITAVLIKKALQQF, translated from the coding sequence ATGGATTTACCAAATGTAGAAACGTATTTAATTCCCGATGATATTCAATCTATCACGAATTGGTGTGAGGATTGGGCTTGGTTGGCTGGTGGAACATGGTTATTTTCGGAACCGCAACCACATCTGAAAGTGCTGGTAGATATACATAATTTAAAATGGTCAGAGATTGAAGTTCAGGAGGATTATTTAATTATTGGGGCGACATGTCCTTTAATTAAGTTATTAGAATATCCCTGGTTACTAGAATGGACAGCGGTTGAGGGATTGAAAAGTGCTATTTCGGCGCTAGCTGCGTCATTTAAAGTCATTAATCAGGCGACAGTGGGAGGTAATATCTGCTTGGCTTTGTCGGTGGGAACTTTAGCACCACTGATGGTGGCTTTAGGTGCTAGTTATGAAATTTGGCACTTAAATAAACAGTCGCGTCAAGTTGCGGCTAAAGATTTTCAGCTTGGTTATCGCCAAACAATTTTGCAGCCTGGAGATATACTAAGGCGAGTTTTGATTCCCTTGTCTAATTTAAAATGGCAAGTGAGTTATCAACGTTTTAGTTTAGCAGCAACTGATCCAGCGTTGGCGATTGTAGTTATTGTTAGGAATCATCAACATATACGTTGTGTGATTGCTGCTAGTGTTGCTACACCCTATTTAATAGAGTGTTTAGAAACAGAATTCATGGCTTCTTTAGAAGGAGTAAATTTTATCGAAGATACTAAATCAAGTGCAATTTATCGGCGAGAAATTACTGCTGTTTTAATTAAGAAGGCTCTGCAACAATTCTAG
- a CDS encoding polysaccharide deacetylase family protein: protein MQPPYFQPITQRPVLKLPNNARVAVWVVMNVEHFTFGKLGTAIQPHLNSYPEIANYSWRDYGNRVGIWRLFELFAELEIPVTAAVNGEICTLYPEIMTAMQQHGWEIMAHGINNSTGHSGMNRETEIGIINQTLDLLRQATDKTPKGWLTPGFSITESTFELLHAAGIVYTADWVNDDQPYWYPLEKGRLLAIPYTIEANDISLCLSSRFSGAEFAQAIEDQFDQLWQDGESQGRVMAIGLHPFIVGQPLRLKYLKQCLLHIKNQPNTWLTTGEGIYEWMNKL, encoded by the coding sequence ATGCAACCTCCATATTTTCAACCGATTACTCAAAGACCAGTATTAAAATTGCCTAACAATGCTAGAGTAGCTGTTTGGGTAGTAATGAATGTCGAACACTTTACCTTTGGTAAACTGGGAACAGCAATTCAACCCCACTTAAATAGTTATCCAGAAATTGCTAATTATAGTTGGCGAGATTACGGTAATCGTGTAGGAATTTGGAGATTATTTGAACTATTTGCTGAATTAGAAATTCCTGTCACAGCAGCAGTCAATGGGGAAATTTGTACACTTTATCCCGAAATAATGACAGCTATGCAACAACATGGCTGGGAAATTATGGCGCATGGGATTAATAATTCCACTGGGCATAGTGGCATGAATCGAGAAACAGAAATTGGGATAATTAATCAAACTCTAGATTTACTACGACAAGCTACTGATAAAACTCCTAAAGGCTGGTTAACTCCGGGATTTTCAATTACTGAGTCAACATTTGAACTATTACACGCTGCCGGAATTGTTTATACTGCCGATTGGGTAAATGATGATCAACCCTATTGGTATCCCTTAGAGAAGGGTCGTCTGTTAGCAATTCCCTATACCATAGAAGCAAATGATATTAGTTTATGCTTAAGTAGCCGATTTTCTGGCGCAGAATTTGCCCAAGCTATTGAAGACCAATTTGACCAATTGTGGCAAGATGGAGAATCACAAGGACGAGTCATGGCGATTGGGTTGCATCCTTTTATTGTTGGTCAGCCATTAAGATTAAAATATTTAAAACAATGTTTATTACACATTAAAAATCAACCTAATACTTGGCTAACTACAGGTGAGGGTATTTACGAATGGATGAATAAGCTGTAG
- a CDS encoding molybdopterin cofactor-binding domain-containing protein has translation MPEELQLQVNHQFYTATCHPGTSLLSLLRQLGWFGVHRVCDAGDCGACTVWVNDIPIHSCIYPGMRIANKSVITIEGISQNGELASIQQSFLAAQGFQCGFCTPGMIMSAAKLPELSEDELRLALKGNLCRCTGYQAIVDSILGNYQPLCPSVVQNSFAPVGKSIPKQDGEAIVTGKASYTADIAPPGLLHLKVVRSPHPHARIRKIDTTQAKALPGVVAIFTHEDVPRIPYTTAGHAEPVPDPLDHYLLDYKVRFVGDRVAAVVAESPSIAEQACGLIRVDYEILPHVIDPHQAMHDSGVIIHDEPESLQIPDRNNNIAGQIFLEFGDVEQGFKAADLIVENTYHLPAVQHVHLEPHITISWLEADGTLVVRSSTQVPFHCQRLLSQLFNLPQNKIRVYKAQIGGGFGNKQEILSEDLCVLATLKTGKPVEWEFTRNEEFIATNSRHAMKIKIKSGVKADGTLIAQDMEVIGNTGAYGNHGQTVVFLSGYIPLCLYRCPNKRFRGFAVYTNTMPAGAFRGYGATQGTFAMESQIDEIAKQLNIDSVEMRMKNLIRPGDMVNLGNSKDHFNLIGSYAVAECWEKVTQSLGYIPNSPPQVAGSRRRGVGFAVSMQGSGLSKIHVASVKLSRLADGKYELRTGSVDVGTGSDTTLRQIAAEVLGVGVADIHIISGDTQHTPFDAGSYASATVYISGQAVKLAAEKLLTMRESSVEISYAADESTLTFAVQGVEVEVDTETGKIQVLRCVQAIDLGKAINPRICHGQATGGIAMGIGYALTEELIFDTQGRIVNPKLRDYRIPTAADIPPIEVILIEKTDPYGPFGAKGVGEITTNCTAPAIANAIAHATGCRLRQLPMTPERVFKEFNS, from the coding sequence ATGCCAGAAGAATTACAATTACAAGTTAATCACCAATTTTATACAGCAACTTGTCACCCTGGAACTAGCTTATTGAGTTTGTTACGCCAGTTAGGTTGGTTTGGTGTGCATCGTGTTTGTGATGCTGGTGATTGTGGTGCTTGCACTGTCTGGGTAAATGATATACCAATCCATAGTTGCATTTATCCCGGAATGCGAATTGCAAATAAATCGGTAATCACAATTGAAGGAATTTCTCAAAATGGTGAACTCGCATCTATACAGCAATCTTTTTTAGCAGCGCAAGGATTTCAATGTGGTTTCTGCACTCCTGGGATGATTATGAGTGCAGCCAAGTTACCGGAATTATCAGAAGATGAATTGCGCTTGGCTTTAAAAGGAAATCTCTGTCGCTGTACTGGATATCAAGCGATTGTTGACAGTATTTTGGGAAATTACCAACCACTTTGTCCATCTGTGGTGCAAAATTCTTTCGCGCCTGTGGGAAAAAGCATTCCCAAACAAGATGGTGAAGCAATCGTCACCGGGAAAGCATCTTACACAGCAGATATTGCACCACCTGGATTATTACATCTTAAAGTAGTGCGATCGCCTCATCCCCACGCCCGCATCCGCAAGATTGACACCACGCAAGCAAAAGCGCTCCCTGGCGTAGTTGCCATTTTTACCCATGAAGATGTCCCCAGAATACCTTATACCACCGCAGGTCACGCTGAACCAGTGCCTGATCCGTTAGATCATTACCTATTAGATTATAAAGTCAGATTTGTGGGCGATCGCGTTGCGGCTGTAGTGGCAGAATCACCCAGTATTGCTGAACAGGCTTGTGGGTTAATTAGGGTTGATTATGAAATTTTACCTCACGTTATTGACCCTCATCAAGCAATGCATGATAGTGGTGTCATCATTCATGACGAACCGGAATCATTACAAATTCCGGATAGAAATAATAATATTGCTGGGCAAATATTTTTAGAATTCGGTGATGTAGAACAAGGATTTAAAGCAGCAGATTTAATAGTTGAAAACACCTACCATTTACCAGCAGTACAACATGTTCATCTAGAACCACATATAACTATTAGTTGGTTAGAAGCAGATGGTACATTAGTAGTCCGTTCCAGTACCCAAGTACCGTTTCATTGTCAGCGATTACTTTCTCAATTATTCAATTTACCTCAAAATAAGATTCGTGTTTATAAAGCACAAATTGGTGGAGGATTTGGTAATAAACAAGAAATTTTATCAGAAGACCTTTGTGTTTTGGCAACCCTAAAAACAGGTAAGCCAGTAGAGTGGGAATTCACCAGAAACGAGGAATTTATAGCCACAAATAGCCGCCATGCGATGAAAATTAAAATTAAAAGCGGTGTTAAGGCAGATGGTACACTAATTGCTCAAGATATGGAAGTGATAGGTAACACTGGTGCCTATGGTAATCATGGACAGACAGTAGTATTTTTATCAGGTTATATTCCTCTATGTTTGTATCGTTGTCCAAATAAAAGATTTCGTGGTTTTGCAGTTTATACAAATACAATGCCTGCAGGTGCATTTCGGGGTTATGGTGCGACTCAAGGCACTTTTGCAATGGAAAGCCAAATCGATGAAATTGCTAAACAGCTAAATATTGACTCTGTAGAAATGCGGATGAAAAACCTGATTCGTCCAGGCGATATGGTGAATTTAGGTAACTCTAAAGACCACTTTAATTTAATAGGTAGCTATGCTGTTGCTGAATGTTGGGAAAAAGTTACTCAATCACTTGGTTATATTCCCAATAGTCCACCACAAGTAGCAGGTTCTCGCCGTCGTGGTGTCGGTTTTGCAGTTTCTATGCAAGGAAGTGGTTTATCTAAAATCCACGTTGCTAGTGTGAAATTATCACGTTTAGCTGATGGTAAATACGAATTAAGAACTGGTTCCGTAGACGTGGGTACGGGTTCAGATACTACGTTGAGACAAATAGCCGCAGAAGTTTTAGGTGTGGGTGTAGCTGATATTCATATCATTTCTGGCGATACCCAACACACACCTTTTGATGCTGGTTCTTATGCTTCTGCTACAGTTTATATTTCTGGACAAGCTGTGAAATTAGCAGCCGAAAAATTACTCACCATGAGAGAAAGTAGTGTGGAAATCAGTTATGCGGCTGATGAATCAACATTAACTTTTGCTGTTCAAGGAGTAGAAGTCGAAGTTGATACAGAAACAGGTAAAATTCAAGTTTTAAGATGTGTGCAAGCTATTGATTTAGGCAAAGCAATTAATCCCCGAATTTGTCATGGACAAGCAACAGGTGGCATAGCGATGGGAATCGGCTATGCTTTAACTGAAGAACTGATATTTGATACCCAAGGACGCATTGTTAACCCAAAATTGCGTGACTATCGCATCCCCACGGCAGCAGACATCCCACCCATAGAAGTAATTTTAATAGAAAAAACTGACCCCTACGGCCCCTTTGGCGCTAAAGGTGTGGGGGAAATTACAACTAATTGTACAGCGCCGGCGATCGCTAACGCCATAGCCCATGCAACAGGTTGCAGATTACGCCAACTCCCCATGACACCCGAAAGAGTTTTTAAGGAATTTAATAGTTGA